In Bradyrhizobium guangxiense, the following are encoded in one genomic region:
- a CDS encoding acetolactate synthase 3 large subunit, whose translation MSDKSHDPNQMTGAAMIVRALIDHGVTDIFGYPGGAVLPIYDEIFQQSEVQHILVRHEQGAGHAAEGYARSTGKPGVALVTSGPGATNMVTPLTDALMDSIPLVCISGQVPTHLIGNDAFQECDTVGITRPCTKHNWLVRDVNDLAKVLHEAFYVATSGRPGPVLVDVPKDVQFATGTYHPPRKSDVHRSYAPRVKGDATQIRKAVALLAGAKRPVIYSGGGVINSGPEATKLLRELVEVTGFPITSTLMGLGAYPASGKNWLGMLGMHGTYEANMTMHDCDVMLCVGARFDDRITGRVDAFSPGSKKIHIDIDPSSINKNIRVDVPIIGDCANILGDILQVFKAEAKKPDVKSWWQQIAQWRARNSLYYKKSNDVILPQHAIQALFEQTRGKDTYITTEVGQHQMWAAQFYGFEEPHRWMTSGGLGTMGYGLPAAVGVQVAHPDSLVIDIAGDASVQMTMQEMSTAVQYELPIKIFILNNQYMGMVRQWQQLLHGNRLSHSYSEALPDFVKLAEAYGAVGLQVHKPGDLEGAIQEMISVKRPVLFDCRVAALENCFPMIPSGKAHNEMLLPEQANDEATAKAFAGGKALV comes from the coding sequence ATGAGCGACAAGAGCCACGATCCGAACCAGATGACCGGCGCCGCGATGATCGTTCGCGCGCTCATCGATCACGGCGTGACCGACATTTTCGGCTATCCCGGCGGCGCCGTGCTTCCGATCTATGACGAGATCTTCCAGCAGAGCGAGGTGCAGCACATCCTGGTCCGTCACGAGCAGGGCGCGGGTCATGCCGCCGAGGGCTATGCGCGCTCTACCGGCAAGCCGGGCGTCGCGCTGGTGACCTCCGGCCCTGGTGCCACCAACATGGTGACGCCGCTGACCGACGCGCTGATGGACTCGATCCCGCTGGTCTGCATCTCCGGCCAGGTGCCGACGCATCTGATCGGCAACGATGCGTTCCAGGAATGCGACACCGTCGGCATCACGCGTCCCTGCACCAAGCACAATTGGCTGGTGCGCGACGTCAATGATCTCGCCAAGGTGCTGCATGAAGCCTTCTACGTCGCGACCTCCGGCCGCCCCGGCCCGGTGCTGGTCGACGTTCCCAAGGACGTGCAGTTCGCGACTGGCACCTATCATCCGCCGCGCAAGTCGGACGTGCACCGCTCCTATGCACCGCGCGTGAAAGGCGATGCGACGCAGATCCGCAAGGCGGTGGCGCTGCTGGCGGGCGCCAAGCGCCCCGTGATCTACAGCGGCGGCGGCGTCATCAATTCCGGCCCGGAGGCGACCAAGCTGCTCCGCGAGCTGGTCGAGGTCACCGGCTTCCCGATCACCTCCACGCTGATGGGCCTCGGCGCGTATCCTGCGTCGGGCAAGAACTGGCTCGGCATGCTCGGCATGCACGGCACCTACGAGGCCAACATGACGATGCATGATTGCGACGTCATGCTGTGCGTCGGCGCGCGCTTCGACGACCGCATCACTGGCCGGGTCGATGCATTCTCGCCGGGTTCGAAGAAGATCCACATCGACATCGACCCTTCCTCGATCAACAAGAACATCCGCGTCGACGTGCCGATCATCGGCGATTGCGCCAACATCCTCGGCGACATCCTCCAGGTGTTCAAGGCGGAGGCCAAGAAGCCCGACGTCAAGTCGTGGTGGCAGCAGATCGCGCAGTGGCGCGCCCGCAACTCGCTGTATTACAAGAAGAGCAACGACGTCATCCTGCCGCAGCACGCGATCCAGGCCTTGTTCGAGCAGACGCGCGGCAAGGACACCTACATCACGACCGAGGTCGGCCAGCACCAGATGTGGGCGGCGCAGTTCTACGGCTTCGAGGAGCCGCATCGCTGGATGACCTCGGGCGGTCTCGGCACCATGGGCTACGGCCTGCCGGCCGCGGTCGGCGTGCAGGTGGCCCATCCCGACAGCCTCGTCATCGACATCGCGGGCGATGCCTCGGTGCAGATGACGATGCAGGAGATGTCGACGGCCGTGCAGTACGAGCTGCCGATCAAGATCTTCATCCTGAACAACCAGTACATGGGCATGGTGCGCCAGTGGCAGCAGCTGCTGCACGGCAACCGCCTGTCGCATTCCTACTCGGAAGCGCTGCCGGATTTTGTCAAGCTCGCGGAAGCCTATGGCGCGGTCGGCCTTCAGGTGCACAAGCCCGGTGATCTCGAGGGCGCCATCCAGGAGATGATCTCGGTCAAGCGTCCCGTGCTGTTCGACTGCCGCGTCGCGGCGCTCGAAAACTGCTTCCCGATGATCCCGTCCGGCAAGGCGCACAACGAGATGCTGTTGCCGGAGCAGGCCAACGACGAGGCCACGGCAAAGGCGTTTGCCGGCGGCAAGGCGCTGGTGTGA
- the serB gene encoding phosphoserine phosphatase SerB, which translates to MSLVATLICNPNNPALDTTIVDGARAVLPQAAPAHWLFDGVAVDIPFGADGNLEADRHAIEQRLRELRGDLPVDIVVQPVGARRKKLFLADMDSTMIGQECIDELADLVGVKAHVAAITERAMRGEIEFEPALRERVALLKDLPASAVDEVLAKRITLTPGGRELVATMRAHGAYTCLVSGGFTLFTSAVAAKIGFQENRANELVVRDGKFTGEVKEPILGRAAKLATLVDLMESFDLDDIDSVVVGDGANDLAMIQAAGLGVAYHAKPAVAAAAAARIDHGDLTALLYAQGYRREEFVEG; encoded by the coding sequence ATGTCCCTCGTCGCCACGCTGATCTGCAACCCCAACAATCCCGCGCTCGATACGACCATCGTCGATGGTGCCCGGGCCGTGCTGCCGCAGGCGGCACCCGCACACTGGCTGTTCGACGGGGTCGCGGTCGATATCCCCTTCGGCGCCGACGGTAACCTCGAAGCCGACCGTCACGCCATCGAGCAGCGGCTCCGCGAGCTTCGCGGCGACCTGCCCGTCGACATCGTCGTGCAGCCAGTCGGCGCCCGGCGCAAGAAGCTTTTTCTCGCCGACATGGATTCCACCATGATCGGCCAGGAATGCATCGACGAGCTCGCCGATCTCGTCGGGGTGAAGGCGCATGTGGCCGCCATTACCGAACGCGCCATGCGCGGCGAGATCGAATTCGAGCCGGCGCTGCGCGAGCGCGTCGCTCTGCTGAAGGACCTGCCTGCGAGCGCGGTCGACGAGGTGCTGGCCAAGCGCATCACGCTGACCCCGGGCGGCCGCGAACTGGTCGCGACCATGCGCGCCCACGGCGCCTATACCTGCCTCGTCTCCGGCGGCTTCACGCTGTTCACGAGCGCGGTCGCCGCCAAGATCGGCTTCCAGGAGAACCGCGCCAACGAGCTCGTCGTGCGCGACGGCAAGTTCACCGGCGAGGTGAAGGAGCCGATTTTGGGCCGCGCCGCGAAACTCGCCACGCTGGTCGATCTGATGGAGTCGTTCGATCTCGACGACATCGACTCCGTCGTGGTCGGCGACGGCGCCAACGATCTCGCGATGATCCAGGCCGCGGGCCTCGGCGTGGCCTATCACGCCAAGCCGGCGGTGGCGGCCGCCGCCGCGGCGCGGATCGACCACGGCGATCTCACCGCGCTGCTCTATGCGCAGGGGTATCGGCGCGAGGAGTTCGTGGAGGGGTAG
- the miaA gene encoding tRNA (adenosine(37)-N6)-dimethylallyltransferase MiaA, with the protein MNEEQVGRRRVGEAVLIAGPTASGKSALALELALATGGIVINADSMQVYRDLRIITARPTQDEEARAPHRLYGHVDAAVNFSAGAWVADAAKALDEAKTEGRPPIFVGGTGLYFKALTAGLSVVPPIPAELREDVRARLERNGAEALHAELARRDPRAAERLNLRDRTRIARALEVVEATGRSLLDWHREGQPPLLPKDGFRAVFLAPDRDALYARIDARFDAMLEAGALEEVERLSARQLDPLLPAMKAHGVPALIRHLRGELTLEQAATIGRADTRHYAKRQFTWFRHQLPAFEWVRPEEARRWLATAVNAAWESK; encoded by the coding sequence GTGAACGAGGAGCAAGTCGGCAGAAGGCGTGTTGGCGAGGCCGTGCTTATCGCAGGCCCGACCGCCAGCGGCAAGTCGGCGCTGGCGCTGGAGCTTGCGCTCGCCACCGGCGGTATCGTCATCAATGCCGATTCCATGCAGGTCTATCGAGACCTGCGCATCATCACGGCGCGGCCGACACAGGATGAGGAGGCCCGCGCTCCGCACCGCCTCTACGGGCATGTCGACGCGGCCGTGAATTTCTCGGCCGGCGCCTGGGTGGCCGACGCGGCGAAGGCGCTCGACGAGGCGAAAACGGAAGGCCGCCCGCCAATCTTCGTCGGCGGCACCGGGCTCTATTTCAAGGCGCTGACGGCGGGACTCTCCGTGGTACCGCCCATTCCGGCCGAGCTGCGCGAGGACGTGCGTGCGCGGCTGGAGCGGAACGGCGCGGAGGCGCTGCATGCGGAACTGGCGCGTCGCGATCCACGCGCCGCCGAGCGATTGAACCTGCGTGACCGCACCCGGATCGCGCGTGCGCTCGAAGTGGTCGAGGCGACCGGCCGTTCGCTGCTGGATTGGCATCGGGAGGGCCAGCCGCCGCTGCTGCCGAAGGACGGTTTTCGCGCCGTGTTTCTCGCGCCCGACCGCGACGCGCTCTATGCGCGGATCGATGCCCGTTTCGATGCCATGCTGGAGGCCGGCGCGCTCGAGGAGGTCGAGCGGCTTTCCGCCAGACAGCTCGATCCGCTGCTGCCGGCGATGAAGGCGCATGGCGTGCCGGCCCTGATCCGGCACCTGCGCGGCGAGCTCACCCTGGAGCAGGCCGCCACCATCGGCCGCGCCGACACCCGCCACTATGCCAAGCGGCAATTCACCTGGTTCCGGCACCAATTGCCGGCATTCGAATGGGTGAGGCCGGAGGAGGCGCGGCGGTGGCTCGCGACGGCCGTGAATGCTGCGTGGGAGTCCAAGTGA